One Leucobacter muris DNA segment encodes these proteins:
- the purL gene encoding phosphoribosylformylglycinamidine synthase subunit PurL, with protein MTDTAAPTHAPRPDTVADAIATPEKEQPYGALGLKPDEYERIREILGRRPTSGELAMYSVMWSEHCSYKSSKMYLRQFGKKVNDKMRERLLVGMGENAGVIDIGEGWAVTFKVESHNHPSYIEPFQGAATGVGGIIRDIISMGARPVAVMDQLRFGDIDDPDTARVVHGVVSGISSYANCLGLPNLGGETVFDRVYQRNPLVNALGVGVLRHEDLHLANASGTGNKVVLFGARTGGDGIGGASILASDSFSEGGPTKRPAVQVGDPFAEKVLIECCLELFRGELVEGIQDLGAAGISCATSELAANGDGGMFIELDSVLLRDPSLTAEEILMSESQERMMAVVAPEKLDAFLAVTEKWDVETSVLGEVTDSGRLVINWRGEEIVNVDPRTVAVDGPVYERPVAYPSWIDELQASGVRASGLSRAESGDELREQVLAVAGSPNQASVDWITNQYDKYVLGNTALSFPDGAGMIRVDEQTGLGVAISTDANGRYCQLDPYVGSQLALAEAYRNVAASGAVPTAVTDCLNFGSPENPEVMWQFSRSVEGLSDACLALEVPVTGGNVSLYNQTGDTPIHPTPVVGVLGIIDDVARRVPSGWQDQGEHLYLLGTTRDELDGSAWAEAVHQHLGGRPPVAVLDDERALAELLHAGTQGGLISGAVDLSEGGLAQALADGALRFGVGARVWIDEIVSRDEVDDTAALFSESQARVLVAVPHEEEVKFRGLCSGRGFPVLRIGVTDGVGPDAVIEVQDRFTLPLAELRGASQETLPSRFGAVIAE; from the coding sequence GTGACCGACACCGCCGCCCCCACCCACGCCCCTCGCCCCGACACGGTGGCCGACGCGATCGCCACCCCTGAGAAGGAGCAGCCCTACGGCGCTCTCGGCCTCAAGCCCGACGAGTACGAGCGGATCCGCGAGATCCTCGGCCGCCGCCCCACCTCGGGCGAGCTCGCCATGTACTCGGTGATGTGGTCCGAGCACTGCTCCTACAAGTCGTCGAAGATGTACCTGCGCCAGTTCGGCAAGAAGGTCAACGACAAGATGCGCGAGCGCCTGCTCGTCGGCATGGGCGAGAACGCCGGCGTGATCGACATCGGCGAGGGCTGGGCCGTCACCTTCAAGGTCGAGAGCCACAACCACCCCTCGTACATCGAGCCCTTCCAGGGCGCGGCGACGGGCGTCGGCGGCATCATCCGCGACATCATCTCGATGGGCGCGCGCCCCGTCGCGGTGATGGACCAGCTGCGCTTCGGCGACATCGACGACCCCGACACCGCCCGCGTCGTGCACGGCGTCGTCTCCGGCATCTCCTCCTACGCGAACTGCCTCGGCCTGCCGAACCTCGGCGGAGAGACCGTGTTCGACCGGGTCTACCAGCGGAACCCCCTCGTCAACGCGCTCGGCGTCGGCGTGCTGCGGCACGAAGACCTGCACCTCGCCAACGCCTCCGGCACCGGCAACAAGGTCGTGCTCTTCGGCGCCCGCACTGGCGGCGACGGCATCGGCGGCGCCTCGATCCTCGCCTCCGACAGCTTCAGCGAGGGCGGCCCGACGAAGCGCCCGGCCGTGCAGGTCGGCGACCCCTTCGCCGAGAAGGTGCTCATCGAGTGCTGCCTCGAACTGTTCCGGGGCGAACTCGTCGAGGGCATCCAGGACCTCGGCGCGGCGGGCATCTCGTGCGCCACCTCCGAGCTCGCGGCCAACGGCGACGGCGGCATGTTCATCGAGCTCGACAGCGTGCTGCTGCGCGACCCCTCGCTCACCGCCGAGGAGATCCTCATGTCCGAGAGCCAGGAGCGCATGATGGCGGTCGTGGCCCCCGAGAAGCTCGACGCGTTCCTCGCCGTCACCGAGAAATGGGACGTCGAGACCAGCGTGCTCGGCGAGGTCACCGACAGCGGCCGCCTCGTCATCAACTGGCGCGGCGAGGAGATCGTCAACGTCGACCCCCGCACCGTCGCCGTCGACGGCCCCGTCTACGAGCGCCCCGTCGCCTACCCGTCGTGGATCGACGAGCTGCAGGCCTCGGGCGTGCGCGCCTCCGGCCTCTCGCGCGCCGAGTCGGGCGATGAACTGCGCGAGCAGGTGCTCGCCGTGGCAGGCTCCCCCAACCAGGCCTCCGTCGACTGGATCACCAACCAGTACGACAAGTACGTGCTCGGCAACACCGCACTCTCCTTCCCCGACGGGGCGGGCATGATCCGGGTCGACGAGCAGACGGGCCTCGGCGTCGCGATCTCGACCGACGCCAATGGCCGCTACTGCCAGCTCGACCCCTACGTCGGCTCGCAGCTCGCCCTCGCCGAGGCCTACCGCAACGTGGCCGCCTCCGGCGCCGTGCCCACCGCGGTGACCGACTGCCTCAACTTCGGCAGCCCCGAGAACCCCGAGGTCATGTGGCAGTTCTCGCGCTCGGTCGAGGGTCTCTCCGACGCCTGCCTCGCGCTCGAAGTGCCCGTCACCGGCGGCAACGTGTCGCTCTACAACCAGACCGGCGACACCCCCATCCACCCCACGCCCGTCGTGGGGGTGCTCGGCATCATCGACGACGTCGCCCGCCGAGTTCCGAGCGGCTGGCAGGATCAGGGCGAGCACCTCTACCTGCTCGGCACCACCCGCGACGAGCTCGACGGCTCGGCCTGGGCCGAGGCCGTGCACCAGCACCTGGGCGGCCGGCCGCCCGTGGCGGTGCTCGACGACGAGCGCGCGCTCGCCGAGCTGCTGCACGCGGGCACGCAGGGCGGTCTGATCTCGGGCGCCGTCGACCTCTCCGAAGGCGGCCTGGCGCAGGCGCTCGCCGACGGCGCGCTGCGCTTCGGCGTGGGCGCGCGCGTCTGGATCGACGAGATCGTGTCGCGCGACGAGGTCGACGACACCGCCGCGCTCTTCTCGGAATCGCAGGCGCGCGTGCTCGTCGCGGTGCCCCACGAGGAGGAGGTGAAGTTCCGCGGCCTGTGCTCGGGCCGGGGCTTCCCCGTGCTGCGCATCGGCGTCACCGACGGCGTCGGGCCCGACGCCGTGATCGAGGTGCAGGATCGCTTCACGCTGCCGCTCGCCGAGCTGCGCGGCGCCTCGCAGGAGACCCTGCCGTCGCGCTTCGGCGCCGTCATCGCGGAGTGA
- the tmk gene encoding dTMP kinase — protein sequence MSGIFITLEGGDGAGKSTQAELLGAWLEARGHEVVRTREPGGTRLGVEIRRLLLHGGEEVGEVDPRAEALLYAADRAQHVARVVRPALERGAVVVQDRYIDSSLAYQGAGRVLDVVDVRRISEWATEGLRPALTVLLDLDPADAAARLESRGGTDRLESEADDFHRAVRAGFLGLAEADPHRFLVLDAAQPPEDLNAAVIARVAPLLTAL from the coding sequence ATGAGCGGAATCTTCATCACCCTCGAGGGCGGCGACGGCGCCGGCAAGAGCACGCAGGCCGAACTGCTCGGCGCCTGGCTCGAAGCGCGCGGGCACGAGGTCGTGCGCACCCGCGAGCCGGGGGGCACACGACTCGGCGTCGAGATACGCCGGCTGCTGCTGCACGGCGGCGAGGAGGTCGGCGAGGTCGATCCGCGGGCCGAGGCGCTGCTCTACGCCGCGGATCGTGCGCAGCACGTCGCGAGAGTGGTGCGTCCGGCGCTCGAGCGCGGCGCCGTGGTGGTGCAGGACCGCTACATCGACTCCTCGCTCGCGTACCAGGGCGCGGGCCGCGTGCTCGACGTCGTCGACGTGCGTCGGATCAGCGAGTGGGCGACCGAGGGGCTGCGCCCGGCGCTCACCGTGCTGCTCGACCTCGACCCGGCAGACGCGGCCGCGCGACTCGAATCGCGCGGAGGCACCGACCGGCTCGAGTCCGAGGCCGATGACTTCCACCGGGCCGTCCGAGCCGGGTTCCTGGGGCTCGCGGAGGCCGATCCGCACCGCTTCCTCGTGCTCGACGCCGCCCAGCCGCCCGAGGATCTGAACGCCGCGGTCATCGCGCGCGTGGCGCCCCTGCTCACCGCCCTGTAG
- the topA gene encoding type I DNA topoisomerase, with translation MEGTKKLVIVESPTKARTIGAYLGDDYEVIASVGHIRDLAEPSELPSELKKGPFGKFAVDVENDFAPYYVVNDNKKKTVSELKRALKGADELWLATDEDREGEAIAWHLLEVLKPKVPVRRMVFHEITREAIEQAKQNTRDLDISLVDAQETRRILDRLYGYDISPVLWRKVAPKLSAGRVQSAATRLVVDRERERQVFRSAEYWDLTATFRPGTDAADPTAFEARLVRLGDQRLASGGDFGDDGELTARALKANVVALEQQRAERLAALLTPETPATVLSIETKPHTRRPAAPFTTSTLQQEASRKLRYSSRQTMSFAQSLYENGYITYMRTDSPTLSSQAIQAARKQAAELYGGETLPEKPRVFTGKSKGAQEAHEAIRPAGDVFQRPSSLKGKLTQGEYALYELIWKRTVASQMADAKGSTDTVTVGASVAEPGANAPTALEFTASGTVITFPGFLLAYEEGRDEKRGDAEQNVSLPQLSERQRLGVADPEAKGHETSPPPRYTEASLTKRLEELGIGRPSTYAAIISTIMDRGYVTKKGQALVPSWIAFSVVRLLEEHFSELVDYDFTAEMENDLDRIAAGEAARGKWLGEFYFGTETHPGLRGVVDNLGEIDARAINTIKIDDQISLRNGKYGPYLEVFDEKCEVGDDGALKPRSVNIPDGMAPDELTPEKAHELADAEPAEDRVVGTHPQTGKRIVAKNGRFGPYVTELPDDGEELPKGQKPRTASLFKSMDPATVDLDTAVALLELPRTVGQDPESGADITAQNGRYGPYLKKGADTRTLPSEDAIFSIDLAGAQELFAQPKYGARRASSALKEIDADPVSGKPVRVRDGRFGPYVTDGETNATIPRGDSVDDITFERATELLAIRRAKGPAKKKAPARKTAAKKTAASGAKTTTAKKPAAKKSAAKKAVDPARSAAAKKAAETRKANAAKKAAQAQ, from the coding sequence GTGGAGGGTACGAAGAAACTCGTGATCGTCGAGTCGCCGACCAAGGCGCGCACGATCGGCGCCTACCTCGGCGACGACTACGAGGTCATCGCGTCGGTCGGCCACATCCGCGACCTCGCCGAACCGTCGGAGCTGCCGAGCGAGCTCAAGAAGGGCCCCTTCGGCAAGTTCGCCGTCGACGTCGAGAACGACTTCGCTCCCTACTACGTGGTCAACGACAACAAGAAGAAGACGGTCTCCGAGCTCAAGCGGGCGCTGAAGGGAGCCGACGAGCTCTGGCTCGCCACCGATGAGGACCGCGAGGGGGAGGCCATCGCGTGGCACCTGCTCGAGGTGCTCAAGCCCAAGGTGCCCGTGCGCCGCATGGTCTTCCACGAGATCACCCGCGAGGCCATCGAGCAGGCGAAGCAGAACACGCGCGACCTCGACATCTCGCTCGTCGACGCCCAGGAGACCCGTCGCATCCTCGACCGCCTCTACGGCTACGACATCTCGCCGGTGCTGTGGCGCAAGGTCGCCCCCAAGCTGTCGGCCGGCCGCGTGCAGTCGGCTGCGACCCGCCTCGTCGTCGACCGCGAGCGCGAGCGGCAGGTGTTCCGCTCCGCGGAGTACTGGGATCTCACCGCCACGTTCCGCCCCGGAACCGACGCCGCCGACCCCACCGCCTTCGAGGCGCGGCTCGTGCGCCTCGGCGACCAGCGTCTCGCCTCCGGCGGCGACTTCGGCGATGACGGCGAGCTCACCGCCAGGGCGCTGAAGGCGAACGTCGTCGCTCTCGAGCAGCAGCGCGCCGAGCGCCTCGCCGCGCTGCTCACCCCCGAGACCCCCGCGACGGTGCTCTCGATCGAGACGAAGCCGCACACCCGGCGCCCCGCCGCGCCCTTCACCACCTCCACCCTGCAGCAGGAGGCCTCGCGCAAGCTGCGCTACAGCTCGCGCCAGACCATGTCGTTCGCGCAGTCGCTCTACGAGAACGGCTACATCACCTATATGCGCACCGACTCGCCGACGCTGTCGAGCCAGGCCATCCAGGCGGCCCGCAAGCAGGCGGCCGAGCTCTACGGCGGCGAAACGCTGCCCGAGAAGCCCCGCGTCTTCACGGGCAAGTCGAAGGGTGCGCAGGAGGCGCACGAGGCCATCCGGCCCGCCGGCGACGTCTTCCAGCGCCCCAGCTCGCTGAAGGGCAAGCTCACCCAGGGCGAGTATGCGCTCTACGAGCTGATCTGGAAGCGCACCGTCGCGAGCCAGATGGCCGACGCCAAGGGATCGACCGACACCGTCACCGTCGGCGCCTCGGTGGCCGAGCCCGGCGCGAACGCGCCCACCGCGCTCGAGTTCACCGCCAGCGGCACCGTCATCACCTTCCCCGGCTTTCTGCTCGCCTACGAGGAGGGGCGCGACGAGAAGCGCGGCGACGCCGAGCAGAACGTGTCGCTGCCGCAGCTCTCCGAACGACAGCGTCTCGGTGTCGCCGACCCCGAGGCCAAGGGGCACGAGACCAGCCCGCCCCCGCGCTACACCGAGGCGAGCCTCACCAAGCGCCTCGAGGAGCTCGGCATCGGCCGACCCTCGACGTACGCCGCGATCATCAGCACCATCATGGATCGCGGATACGTGACGAAGAAGGGCCAGGCCCTCGTTCCGAGCTGGATCGCCTTCTCGGTCGTGCGCCTGCTCGAGGAGCACTTCAGCGAGCTCGTCGACTACGACTTCACCGCCGAGATGGAGAACGACCTCGACCGCATCGCCGCCGGCGAGGCCGCGCGCGGCAAGTGGCTCGGCGAGTTCTACTTCGGCACCGAGACCCACCCGGGTCTGCGCGGCGTCGTCGACAACCTCGGCGAGATCGACGCCCGCGCGATCAACACGATCAAGATCGACGACCAGATCTCGCTGCGCAACGGCAAGTACGGCCCGTACCTCGAGGTCTTCGACGAGAAGTGCGAGGTCGGCGACGACGGCGCGCTCAAACCGCGCAGCGTCAACATCCCCGACGGCATGGCCCCCGACGAGCTGACCCCCGAGAAAGCCCACGAACTGGCCGACGCCGAGCCCGCCGAAGACCGGGTCGTCGGAACGCACCCTCAGACCGGTAAGCGCATCGTCGCCAAGAACGGCCGATTCGGGCCCTACGTCACCGAACTCCCCGACGACGGCGAAGAGCTGCCCAAGGGTCAGAAGCCTCGCACCGCGTCGCTCTTCAAGAGCATGGACCCGGCGACCGTCGATCTCGACACCGCCGTCGCGCTGCTCGAACTGCCCCGCACCGTGGGGCAGGATCCCGAGTCGGGCGCCGACATCACCGCGCAGAACGGCCGCTACGGCCCGTACCTCAAGAAGGGCGCCGACACCCGCACGCTGCCCAGCGAGGACGCCATCTTCTCGATCGACCTCGCCGGTGCGCAAGAGCTGTTCGCGCAGCCCAAGTACGGAGCGCGCCGGGCCTCCAGCGCGCTCAAGGAGATCGACGCCGACCCCGTGAGCGGCAAGCCGGTGCGCGTGCGCGACGGCCGCTTCGGGCCCTACGTGACCGATGGTGAGACCAACGCGACGATCCCGCGCGGCGACAGCGTCGATGACATCACCTTCGAGCGCGCGACCGAACTGCTCGCCATCAGGCGGGCCAAGGGCCCCGCCAAGAAGAAGGCCCCGGCGCGCAAGACGGCGGCGAAGAAGACCGCGGCTTCGGGAGCGAAAACGACGACGGCCAAGAAGCCCGCGGCCAAGAAGAGCGCCGCGAAGAAGGCCGTCGACCCGGCTCGGTCGGCCGCCGCGAAGAAGGCCGCCGAGACGCGCAAGGCGAACGCCGCGAAGAAGGCCGCCCAGGCGCAGTAG
- a CDS encoding M23 family metallopeptidase has translation MSAPALLACAAAALAAADAASGWIDGEPCALAQRVVVEARGEISECEVSSATAEARVEVRVPAPLGGALAVARAGLLPRAASAPDGAVGANGWAWPSDLRAISQGFHDGLSIDLAVTGEGALYAPYEGVVVRAGPDGGDVPEACLARPEWWRGANHTVLMRHEVGGRTIYSSHNHVSPGSPQRFGVAPGERVRAGQRVASAGMSGCTSGPHTHFTLSSSPSNAYPDIDPFAYLGRP, from the coding sequence GTGAGCGCCCCCGCGCTGCTGGCCTGCGCCGCCGCCGCGCTCGCCGCTGCTGACGCGGCGTCCGGGTGGATCGACGGCGAGCCCTGCGCTCTGGCGCAGCGGGTCGTCGTGGAGGCGAGGGGCGAGATCTCGGAGTGCGAGGTGTCGAGCGCTACCGCCGAAGCGCGTGTGGAGGTGCGGGTCCCGGCACCGCTCGGCGGTGCGCTCGCCGTCGCGCGCGCGGGGCTGCTGCCCCGCGCGGCGTCGGCACCCGACGGGGCGGTCGGTGCGAACGGCTGGGCCTGGCCGTCGGACCTGCGGGCGATCTCGCAGGGCTTCCACGACGGCCTCTCCATCGATCTCGCGGTGACAGGCGAGGGCGCGCTCTACGCACCGTACGAGGGCGTCGTGGTGCGAGCGGGGCCCGACGGCGGAGACGTACCCGAGGCGTGTCTCGCGAGGCCCGAGTGGTGGCGCGGCGCGAACCACACCGTGCTCATGCGTCACGAGGTCGGGGGACGCACGATCTACAGCTCCCACAACCACGTGTCCCCGGGCTCGCCGCAGCGCTTCGGCGTCGCACCTGGCGAGCGGGTGCGGGCGGGGCAGCGGGTCGCGAGCGCCGGGATGAGCGGCTGCACCTCGGGCCCTCACACCCACTTCACGCTCTCCTCGTCGCCGTCGAACGCCTACCCCGATATCGATCCGTTCGCCTACCTCGGGCGGCCCTGA
- a CDS encoding TadE/TadG family type IV pilus assembly protein yields the protein MPWAPAASARVAAVGARVAAVGARPTRARELLASLRGDERGTVTAEFAVVMPAVLVVLGLAIGGIFIAAHRITLVTLAAEVARLEARGDMDRARARLDDAAAGVSVRRERTGPLHCVTLGAHPGGGMLSAIGIESRACAAVSGEHEGTP from the coding sequence ATGCCCTGGGCACCGGCGGCTAGCGCCCGCGTCGCGGCCGTGGGCGCCCGCGTCGCGGCCGTGGGCGCCCGCCCCACGCGGGCGCGCGAGCTGCTCGCATCGCTGCGCGGCGACGAGCGCGGCACCGTCACGGCCGAGTTCGCCGTGGTGATGCCCGCGGTGCTCGTCGTGCTCGGTCTCGCGATCGGCGGCATCTTCATCGCGGCCCACCGCATCACGCTCGTCACGCTGGCGGCCGAGGTGGCCCGGCTCGAGGCGCGGGGCGACATGGACCGGGCGCGCGCCCGGCTCGATGACGCTGCGGCCGGCGTTTCGGTGCGGAGGGAGCGCACCGGACCGCTGCACTGCGTGACCCTCGGGGCCCATCCCGGCGGCGGGATGCTCTCGGCGATCGGCATCGAGAGCCGGGCCTGCGCGGCGGTGAGCGGCGAGCACGAGGGCACGCCGTGA
- a CDS encoding DUF4244 domain-containing protein produces the protein MKTRLELVSDRGVAVRHRPARRTPPEGSLESTEHADRAAPACGAARELLEDDRGAITAEYAVVIMAAVAFAGLLVAIMRSNEIRTMLVQLVENALGTGG, from the coding sequence ATGAAGACCAGACTCGAACTCGTATCCGACCGCGGCGTCGCGGTGCGGCACCGGCCGGCTCGACGGACGCCGCCCGAGGGGAGCCTCGAGTCCACCGAGCACGCCGACCGCGCCGCACCGGCCTGCGGCGCGGCGCGCGAGCTGCTCGAAGACGATCGCGGGGCGATCACCGCCGAGTACGCGGTCGTCATCATGGCGGCCGTCGCCTTCGCCGGGCTCCTCGTCGCGATCATGCGCTCGAATGAGATCCGCACCATGCTCGTGCAGCTGGTCGAGAATGCCCTGGGCACCGGCGGCTAG
- a CDS encoding type II secretion system F family protein, with amino-acid sequence MRDGVRGRGEGGVTGASTAAAVTLRCASLLRGGVTANRSVELVAAEAGSSPELAWEARASPRLPRASPRRSSAARASAGVPPDAAGTRARANVGGPSAPGAAGTEFEGAAARIAAGTPVAEALAECAAPEWRVLAIAWRLAEQSGAPLAPALQRIGAALRALEQLRERRAVLLSGPRATVRLVSALPPLALLLGALLGFDPVPVLLSPLGVALLGAGVLLLTAGIAWCRALLRNLERQDCVAGLELELAWIALGGGAPPGSALLRTVDAVDAFGAEWVPFSAFERSQLLATTIAASTGTGAPLRPLLLEEAAAARTRAQAELEQEAERMGVRVLVPLGVCVLPAFIVLGVVPVLIAMLGG; translated from the coding sequence GTGAGAGACGGAGTGCGTGGCCGCGGCGAGGGAGGCGTCACCGGGGCGAGCACCGCCGCGGCGGTCACGCTGCGCTGCGCGTCGCTGCTGCGCGGAGGCGTGACGGCGAACCGCTCGGTCGAACTGGTCGCGGCGGAGGCGGGCTCGTCTCCCGAACTTGCATGGGAAGCGCGCGCGTCTCCCCGCCTGCCGCGCGCCTCTCCTCGCCGGTCGAGCGCCGCTCGCGCATCGGCAGGAGTCCCTCCCGATGCGGCGGGCACCCGGGCGCGTGCGAATGTCGGGGGCCCCTCCGCTCCGGGTGCCGCCGGAACCGAGTTCGAGGGCGCCGCCGCGCGCATCGCGGCCGGAACCCCCGTAGCGGAGGCGCTCGCGGAATGCGCGGCGCCGGAGTGGCGGGTGCTCGCGATCGCCTGGCGGCTCGCCGAGCAGAGCGGTGCGCCCCTGGCCCCGGCGCTGCAGCGCATCGGTGCGGCGCTGCGGGCGCTGGAGCAGTTGAGGGAGCGCCGAGCGGTGCTGCTGTCGGGCCCGCGCGCGACGGTGCGCCTCGTCTCTGCGCTGCCGCCTCTCGCGCTGCTGCTCGGTGCGCTGCTGGGCTTCGACCCCGTCCCGGTGCTGCTGAGCCCGCTGGGCGTGGCCCTGCTCGGGGCGGGAGTGCTACTGCTCACCGCGGGGATCGCCTGGTGCCGCGCGCTGTTGCGAAACCTCGAACGGCAGGACTGCGTGGCCGGGCTCGAACTCGAGCTCGCGTGGATCGCGCTGGGGGGAGGGGCGCCGCCCGGCTCGGCGCTGCTGCGCACCGTCGACGCCGTCGACGCGTTCGGTGCGGAGTGGGTGCCCTTCTCGGCCTTCGAACGCTCGCAACTGCTCGCGACGACCATCGCTGCCTCGACCGGTACCGGCGCTCCGCTGCGACCGCTGCTGCTGGAGGAGGCCGCGGCCGCGCGCACCCGGGCGCAGGCCGAGCTGGAGCAGGAGGCGGAGCGCATGGGCGTGCGGGTGCTCGTGCCGCTGGGGGTGTGCGTGCTGCCCGCCTTCATCGTGCTCGGGGTCGTACCCGTGCTCATCGCGATGCTGGGCGGGTGA
- a CDS encoding CpaF family protein, with product MTADSALALSASPARTQMLGIAARRALGGLLPLLDDPALRDLLVQVRAGEGRLWIDRSGALQPVVGWRATPHAVHRLACELIAAGGRHVDELHPCADVRIGDGIRVHAVLPPVAVEGAAVSIRVPRISPPRFDALASGGLCDEAMARALRDAVAARRNLLVTGGTGSGKTTVLGALLDLARPAERILVIEDVAELRLRHPHAISLEARRSSAEGVGEVPLDRLLREALRMRPDRIVLGECRGAEVATLLSALNTGHDGSAGTLHASRIAHVPARLEALGALAGLDPRALARQAASALHGVIHLERGGSGHRVVAVGRLRLDRDGLLGIEEVRL from the coding sequence ATGACCGCCGATTCCGCCCTCGCGCTCAGCGCATCGCCCGCGCGCACGCAGATGCTCGGGATCGCGGCGCGGCGGGCCCTCGGCGGGCTGCTGCCGCTGCTCGACGACCCGGCTCTGCGCGACCTGCTGGTGCAGGTGCGCGCGGGCGAGGGGCGGCTCTGGATCGACCGCAGCGGCGCGCTGCAACCGGTCGTCGGGTGGCGGGCGACCCCGCACGCCGTGCACCGCCTGGCATGCGAGCTGATCGCGGCTGGCGGGCGGCACGTCGACGAGCTGCACCCGTGCGCCGACGTGCGGATCGGCGACGGCATCCGGGTGCACGCCGTGCTGCCGCCGGTGGCGGTGGAGGGCGCTGCGGTGTCGATCCGCGTGCCGCGGATCTCGCCGCCGCGCTTCGACGCGCTCGCGAGCGGCGGGCTCTGCGACGAGGCGATGGCCCGCGCGCTGCGCGACGCCGTCGCCGCGCGGCGCAACCTGCTGGTGACGGGCGGAACGGGGAGCGGCAAGACGACGGTGCTCGGGGCGCTGCTCGACCTCGCCCGCCCCGCCGAGCGGATTCTAGTGATCGAGGACGTCGCCGAGCTGCGGCTGCGACACCCCCACGCGATCTCGCTCGAGGCGCGGCGATCGAGCGCCGAGGGCGTCGGAGAGGTGCCGCTCGACCGCCTGCTGCGCGAGGCGCTGCGCATGCGCCCCGACCGCATCGTGCTGGGGGAGTGCCGGGGCGCAGAGGTGGCCACGCTGCTCTCGGCGCTCAACACGGGGCACGACGGCAGCGCGGGCACGCTGCACGCGAGCCGGATCGCGCACGTGCCGGCCCGGCTCGAAGCTCTCGGGGCGCTCGCCGGTCTCGACCCGCGGGCGCTGGCCAGGCAGGCGGCCTCGGCGCTGCACGGCGTCATCCACCTCGAGCGCGGCGGCTCCGGTCACCGCGTGGTGGCGGTCGGCAGGCTGAGACTCGACCGCGACGGGCTGCTCGGCATCGAGGAGGTGCGGCTGTGA
- a CDS encoding RidA family protein produces MTSVIEERLNDLGYEIPEVAAAVAAYVPALRDGNYVYTAGQLPFVSGQLPVTGKVGEGEGLVSPEQAEELARLCALNALAAARGVIGSLDKITQVVKVTAFVASDPSFTGQPGVANGASVFLGRVFGDLGIHVRSAVGVTVLPLDAPVEIEFVFKVED; encoded by the coding sequence ATGACGTCTGTGATCGAGGAGCGCCTGAACGATCTCGGCTACGAGATCCCCGAGGTGGCCGCGGCGGTCGCCGCATACGTGCCCGCCCTGCGCGACGGCAACTACGTGTACACCGCGGGGCAGCTCCCGTTCGTGAGCGGCCAGCTGCCCGTCACCGGCAAGGTGGGCGAGGGGGAGGGGCTCGTCTCCCCCGAGCAGGCGGAGGAGCTCGCACGGCTCTGCGCGCTCAACGCGCTCGCCGCGGCTCGCGGCGTGATCGGCTCGCTCGACAAGATCACCCAGGTCGTCAAGGTCACGGCGTTCGTGGCCTCCGATCCCTCCTTCACGGGTCAGCCCGGCGTTGCGAACGGCGCGTCGGTGTTCCTGGGCCGCGTCTTCGGCGACCTCGGCATCCACGTGCGCTCCGCGGTGGGCGTCACCGTGCTGCCGCTCGACGCCCCCGTCGAGATCGAGTTCGTGTTCAAGGTCGAGGACTGA
- a CDS encoding DUF4177 domain-containing protein, with protein sequence MSESTEAPRWEYFVTPLLLHNEAQILNNWGAQGWELVQIIEGPAGGNVAYLKRKA encoded by the coding sequence GTGAGTGAATCGACCGAAGCACCTCGCTGGGAGTACTTCGTCACGCCGCTGCTGCTGCACAACGAGGCCCAGATCCTCAACAACTGGGGCGCCCAGGGCTGGGAGCTCGTGCAGATCATCGAGGGACCGGCGGGCGGCAACGTCGCATATCTGAAGAGAAAGGCCTGA